The Polaribacter tangerinus genome has a segment encoding these proteins:
- a CDS encoding LTA synthase family protein — translation MFFADLDGILNTEIKKAFLLGIRFDIKLAIISLFPLVLFTLIANYNFFKKKIYKKLANFYIVTIYIVLLLFFIFDFGYYDYLNIRLDASSLRFLSNFKISSQVLVESYPVYKGVFGLLLFGVVILVFSKYLLKTFTHQKTAIQKKVKAVYFIFIFLMMTFGIYNSITHYPLRWSEAFFSKNNTVNQAALNPVLYFFDSFAFRSEGVNIAEFKKYYPALAAHLQLPKDSISFEKKVTFKETHTTKPNVVYVMLESTGTATLSYYGNPLKSSPNIDSILRKSLRFSKFYVHKPGTAGSVFASITGLPDIDDIKTVSRNPLAIDQRIIFDQYQGYEKLYFIGGSANWANIRGVFQSNIKDLKIFEEGSYETENRADVWGIDDYDLFKEADKELSKLQKNNQPFVAYIQTATNHMPFTVPDKKENFYPILESNISEDILLKGGFRSLGQLNGMRYLDFNVKRFLERAQKSGYYDNTIFVFFGDHRGGMKKLPFLNDKEDELGIQVHHVPFFIHSPKYIAPATINKYAKLVDVFPTATSIAKINYTNYTLGRNLLDSTYTNTSAFVYIQNKGEKAVGVIKDGYYYEKTNSSKTVKLYHLETGIKKDFKEELPEKAQNLDSLLEGYYHSTKYLYFNNKKD, via the coding sequence ATGTTTTTTGCCGACTTAGATGGAATTTTAAATACGGAAATAAAAAAAGCATTTTTATTAGGAATTCGCTTTGATATTAAATTGGCTATTATTTCTCTTTTTCCTTTGGTGTTGTTTACTCTAATAGCAAACTATAATTTCTTTAAAAAGAAAATTTATAAAAAATTAGCAAATTTCTATATCGTTACTATTTACATTGTATTGCTCTTATTTTTTATTTTTGATTTCGGTTATTACGATTATCTAAATATTCGTTTAGATGCATCTTCTTTACGTTTTTTATCTAATTTTAAAATTTCTAGTCAGGTTTTAGTTGAAAGTTACCCAGTGTATAAAGGTGTGTTCGGATTATTACTATTTGGCGTTGTTATTTTAGTATTTTCTAAATATCTCCTAAAAACATTTACACATCAAAAAACAGCAATTCAGAAAAAAGTAAAAGCTGTCTATTTTATTTTTATTTTTTTGATGATGACTTTTGGTATATACAACAGTATTACACATTATCCTTTAAGATGGAGTGAGGCTTTTTTCTCGAAAAACAATACTGTAAATCAAGCTGCATTAAATCCCGTTCTTTACTTTTTTGATAGTTTTGCTTTTCGAAGTGAAGGCGTAAACATAGCTGAATTTAAAAAATATTATCCTGCTTTAGCAGCACACTTACAACTACCAAAAGATAGCATTTCTTTTGAAAAAAAAGTTACTTTTAAAGAAACGCATACCACAAAACCAAATGTTGTATATGTAATGTTAGAGTCTACTGGTACAGCAACATTAAGCTATTACGGAAACCCGTTAAAAAGTTCTCCAAACATAGATAGTATACTTCGAAAAAGTTTGCGCTTTTCTAAATTTTATGTCCATAAGCCAGGAACTGCTGGTAGTGTTTTTGCTAGTATTACTGGTTTACCTGATATTGATGACATAAAAACGGTATCAAGAAATCCGTTAGCTATAGATCAGCGTATTATTTTTGACCAATACCAAGGATATGAAAAATTATATTTTATTGGAGGAAGTGCAAATTGGGCAAATATTAGAGGGGTTTTTCAATCTAATATTAAAGATCTTAAAATTTTTGAAGAAGGAAGTTACGAAACAGAAAACAGAGCTGATGTTTGGGGAATTGACGATTACGATTTATTTAAAGAAGCAGATAAAGAGTTGAGTAAACTTCAAAAAAACAACCAACCATTTGTTGCGTATATTCAAACAGCAACCAACCATATGCCCTTTACAGTGCCAGATAAAAAAGAAAACTTTTATCCTATCTTAGAAAGTAATATTTCTGAGGATATATTGCTAAAAGGTGGATTTCGTTCTTTAGGACAATTAAACGGTATGCGTTATTTAGATTTTAATGTGAAACGTTTTTTAGAAAGAGCTCAAAAATCTGGCTATTACGATAACACCATCTTTGTTTTTTTTGGAGATCATAGAGGCGGAATGAAAAAACTACCTTTTTTAAATGATAAAGAAGATGAATTGGGAATTCAAGTACATCACGTTCCATTTTTTATTCATTCACCCAAATATATTGCTCCGGCAACCATAAATAAATATGCCAAACTTGTAGATGTTTTTCCAACTGCTACAAGTATAGCTAAAATTAATTATACGAACTATACGCTAGGAAGAAACCTACTAGACAGTACTTATACGAATACGAGTGCTTTTGTATATATTCAGAATAAAGGAGAAAAAGCAGTTGGTGTTATAAAAGATGGTTATTACTATGAGAAAACAAATAGTTCTAAAACAGTAAAGTTGTATCATTTAGAAACTGGTATTAAAAAGGATTTTAAAGAGGAGTTACCAGAAAAAGCACAAAATTTAGATAGTCTTCTAGAAGGCTATTATCACAGTACAAAGTATTTATACTTTAATAATAAAAAAGACTAA
- a CDS encoding phosphatase PAP2 family protein, which translates to MIESIIDKDKELLIFLNNLGSEFWDPLWLTITNQLYWSPLFIFIFYLIIKFYGWKNGLFIIFSMILLVAFSDQFTNLIKNSVARLRPNNDPEIQHLLRTLINPSSYSFMSGHATTSTFFSVYVVLLLRKKVKNIYLILLFPAIFSYSRLYLGVHFPIDIVVGIFIGVLFANVYFRIYKSIHKSAFN; encoded by the coding sequence TTGATAGAGAGCATTATTGACAAAGATAAAGAGTTACTAATTTTTTTAAATAATTTAGGCTCTGAATTTTGGGACCCTTTATGGCTCACCATTACAAATCAATTGTACTGGTCGCCATTATTTATCTTTATTTTTTACTTAATCATAAAGTTTTATGGATGGAAAAATGGTTTATTTATTATTTTTTCTATGATTTTGTTGGTCGCTTTTTCAGATCAATTTACCAATCTAATAAAAAATTCAGTGGCACGTTTAAGGCCTAACAACGATCCTGAAATACAACATTTGCTTAGAACTTTAATAAACCCAAGTAGTTACAGTTTTATGTCTGGCCATGCTACTACGTCTACATTCTTTTCGGTATATGTAGTTTTATTATTAAGAAAAAAAGTGAAGAATATCTATTTGATATTACTTTTTCCTGCCATTTTTTCATATAGTAGGTTGTATTTAGGGGTTCACTTTCCTATAGATATAGTTGTTGGTATTTTTATTGGTGTGCTGTTTGCAAATGTATACTTTAGAATATACAAGTCGATTCATAAATCGGCATTTAATTAG
- a CDS encoding peptidylprolyl isomerase, translated as MKNFFFLLLTVTLCISCLPNKFKNLEDGMYAEIITNKGTIFLELYADKVPKTVANFVALVEGNHPSLLDSLKGTNFYKGIIFHRVVPNFVIQAGGYTTQGRKNAGYLFGDEFPKDSSDNLFFKHDDKGVLSMANGGPATNNSQFFVTHRAIPHLDSKHSVFGKTTVNAEISERLKLKFLETDALKRAIDSARMQVVNSIQQNDTIKDVRIIRVGSFAANFNAPEVFETEEVKYRESQKELLAKEKLIEQERYSKFLEDKKAFLLKMGEPKAKKTGTGLRILKLQKSNGKKVVSNKSITANYTIYLADGKKIQSSKDAQTPFVFRLDDATKPMISGFKEGVLKLREGEKARLFIPYSIAYGSEKYGPFPAKADLVFEVEILKVAN; from the coding sequence ATGAAAAATTTTTTCTTCCTTTTACTAACAGTAACTTTATGTATTTCTTGTTTGCCCAATAAGTTTAAAAACTTAGAGGATGGCATGTACGCAGAAATTATAACAAATAAAGGGACTATCTTTTTAGAACTTTATGCAGATAAGGTGCCAAAAACAGTAGCTAACTTTGTGGCATTGGTAGAAGGAAACCATCCTAGTTTGTTAGACTCACTAAAGGGAACTAATTTCTACAAAGGAATTATTTTTCACAGAGTTGTACCAAACTTTGTAATTCAGGCAGGTGGTTACACAACACAAGGAAGAAAAAATGCAGGATATCTTTTTGGAGATGAATTCCCAAAAGATTCATCAGATAACTTATTTTTTAAACATGATGATAAAGGAGTGTTGTCTATGGCTAACGGAGGACCGGCTACAAATAATAGTCAGTTTTTTGTTACCCATAGAGCCATTCCTCATTTAGATAGTAAACACAGTGTTTTTGGAAAAACCACTGTAAACGCAGAAATTTCAGAGCGTTTAAAATTAAAATTTTTGGAAACAGATGCTCTAAAAAGAGCCATTGACTCTGCAAGAATGCAAGTGGTAAACTCTATTCAGCAAAACGATACAATAAAAGATGTTCGAATAATTAGAGTTGGTAGTTTTGCGGCAAATTTTAATGCTCCAGAAGTTTTTGAAACAGAAGAAGTAAAGTATAGAGAGTCTCAAAAAGAATTATTGGCCAAAGAAAAGTTAATAGAACAAGAGAGATATTCTAAATTTTTAGAGGATAAAAAAGCCTTTTTATTAAAAATGGGCGAGCCAAAAGCAAAGAAAACAGGCACTGGTTTGCGCATTTTAAAGTTACAAAAAAGCAACGGGAAAAAAGTTGTTTCTAACAAGTCTATTACAGCAAATTACACTATTTATTTAGCTGATGGTAAAAAAATTCAGTCTTCCAAAGATGCACAAACTCCTTTTGTTTTTAGGTTAGATGATGCAACAAAACCAATGATAAGTGGTTTTAAAGAAGGTGTACTAAAATTAAGAGAAGGAGAAAAAGCTCGTTTATTTATCCCTTACTCTATAGCTTATGGCTCAGAAAAATATGGTCCTTTTCCTGCAAAGGCAGACTTGGTTTTTGAAGTAGAAATATTAAAAGTAGCAAACTAA
- a CDS encoding FKBP-type peptidyl-prolyl cis-trans isomerase produces MRFLKSFAAVAITVSMFSCGNQLKEVKSLETELDSVSYAVGLSMAGQLRFNFKEVDKAVLVQGIINGLDSTNLLIKEDKIQAILGPYFNKKREEMMKEQQAKAAKAAEAKFGENKKRGEEFLAENKTKSGIVTTESGLQYEVLKEGKGDKPAGPTTRVKVHYHGTNLDGKVFDSSVDRGTPAEFGLNEVITGWTEGLQLMNVGSKYKFYIPQELAYGAQERGAEIKPFSTLIFEVELLEIVK; encoded by the coding sequence ATGAGATTTTTAAAAAGTTTTGCAGCAGTTGCAATTACAGTAAGTATGTTTTCTTGTGGAAACCAATTAAAAGAAGTAAAGTCTTTAGAAACAGAGTTAGATTCTGTAAGTTATGCAGTTGGTCTTAGCATGGCTGGCCAACTAAGGTTTAACTTTAAGGAAGTAGACAAAGCTGTTTTAGTTCAAGGAATTATAAACGGACTAGACTCTACAAATCTTTTAATTAAAGAAGACAAAATTCAAGCAATATTAGGTCCTTACTTTAACAAGAAAAGAGAGGAAATGATGAAAGAACAACAAGCAAAGGCGGCCAAAGCTGCAGAAGCTAAGTTTGGCGAAAATAAAAAAAGAGGTGAAGAATTTCTTGCAGAAAATAAAACGAAGTCTGGTATTGTAACAACAGAAAGTGGTTTACAATATGAAGTGCTTAAAGAAGGAAAAGGAGATAAGCCAGCAGGACCAACCACTAGAGTAAAGGTGCATTACCATGGTACAAATTTAGATGGTAAAGTGTTTGATAGCTCTGTAGATAGAGGTACTCCTGCAGAATTTGGGTTAAATGAAGTTATAACTGGCTGGACAGAAGGTTTACAGTTGATGAACGTAGGTTCTAAGTATAAATTCTATATTCCACAAGAATTAGCTTATGGTGCTCAAGAAAGAGGTGCAGAAATTAAACCTTTTTCTACTTTAATTTTTGAAGTAGAATTACTAGAAATTGTAAAATAA
- the gldI gene encoding gliding motility-associated peptidyl-prolyl isomerase GldI — MKHSFFLVLLTISLVGCQKTVPRHPINPKPATTIFQENILTSKKIMSRQNEIILDYIARDSVNTYVDSQSGFWYTYITKINKDATTPKMGDIVTFEYDIADIEGNVIYDKESLGEKTYTVDKEDFITAIQKGIKIMKKGEVVTFIIPSYSAFGIAGDGNKIGVNTIIKSTVKLINIK, encoded by the coding sequence ATGAAGCATAGTTTTTTTTTAGTTTTACTTACGATTTCTCTTGTAGGCTGTCAAAAAACTGTTCCAAGACATCCTATAAACCCTAAACCAGCAACGACTATTTTTCAAGAGAATATTTTGACATCAAAAAAAATAATGTCTCGTCAAAATGAAATTATTTTAGATTATATTGCTCGAGATTCTGTGAATACTTATGTAGATTCGCAAAGTGGATTTTGGTATACATACATCACTAAAATAAATAAAGATGCTACAACACCTAAAATGGGTGATATTGTTACTTTTGAGTATGATATAGCAGATATAGAAGGGAATGTTATTTATGACAAAGAATCTCTAGGAGAAAAAACATACACAGTTGATAAAGAAGATTTTATAACAGCAATTCAAAAAGGTATAAAGATTATGAAAAAAGGAGAAGTAGTAACTTTTATAATACCTTCATATAGTGCATTTGGGATAGCTGGCGACGGAAATAAAATTGGTGTGAATACAATAATAAAGAGTACAGTTAAATTAATTAATATTAAATAA
- a CDS encoding DHH family phosphoesterase, producing MILKGFEDLQGFLKKPRNIVIVGHRNPDGDAMGATLALYHYLKKKGHLPTVVVPNEYPDFLHWLPGSENTYRFNWQNSQSQKAINNSEIIFLLDFNALHRVGTDMQSTLEKYPNDFAMIDHHQQPDDVKYMYSDVSICSTCQMVYQFIDLNNDLHLIDKDIATCLYTGIMTDTGSFRYRSTTSKTHRIIADLIEKGAENDKIHNNVYDSNSYGRLLLLGQALSNLQIFPEYNTAFITLTEAEKSKFNYEKGDTEGVVNYALSLKGIVFAAIFIEDKEQNIIKISFRSKGHFSVNQFSRNHFNGGGHDNAAGGRFEGTMNQTIEAFKELLPKYKNDLNTSYEA from the coding sequence ATGATTTTAAAAGGATTTGAGGATTTACAAGGTTTTTTAAAAAAACCAAGAAATATAGTTATTGTTGGTCATAGAAATCCCGATGGAGATGCTATGGGAGCAACATTAGCGCTATATCACTATTTAAAGAAAAAAGGACATCTACCAACTGTAGTAGTGCCAAATGAGTACCCAGATTTTTTACATTGGTTGCCCGGTTCGGAAAATACTTATCGTTTCAATTGGCAAAATAGTCAATCTCAAAAAGCTATCAATAATTCAGAAATCATCTTTTTATTAGATTTTAATGCATTGCATAGAGTAGGGACAGATATGCAAAGCACCTTAGAAAAGTATCCGAATGATTTTGCGATGATAGATCATCACCAGCAACCAGATGACGTAAAATATATGTATTCTGATGTTTCTATTTGCTCTACTTGTCAAATGGTGTATCAGTTTATAGACTTAAACAACGATTTACATTTAATTGATAAAGATATTGCAACTTGTTTGTATACAGGTATAATGACAGATACAGGTTCTTTTAGATATCGTTCTACAACTAGTAAAACTCACAGAATTATTGCTGATTTAATAGAAAAAGGCGCAGAAAATGATAAGATTCATAATAATGTATATGATTCAAATTCGTATGGGCGACTGTTGTTGTTAGGTCAAGCGCTTAGTAATTTACAGATTTTTCCAGAATACAATACTGCATTTATTACTCTAACAGAGGCAGAAAAAAGTAAGTTCAATTACGAAAAAGGAGATACCGAAGGAGTAGTAAACTATGCACTTTCTCTTAAAGGAATTGTTTTTGCTGCTATTTTTATTGAAGATAAAGAACAAAATATTATAAAAATTTCTTTTCGCTCAAAAGGACATTTTTCTGTAAATCAATTCTCTAGAAACCATTTTAATGGAGGAGGCCATGACAATGCGGCCGGAGGTAGGTTCGAAGGTACTATGAATCAAACCATAGAAGCCTTTAAAGAGTTGTTACCTAAATATAAAAATGATTTAAATACCTCTTATGAAGCATAG
- a CDS encoding alkaline phosphatase D family protein: MKTIQKLLIFSLVITHLSCISKKNTASLNDDFTIAFGSCNKQYKENILWKEILKNNPNLWIWGGDNVYADTDNMSVLKEAYHTLSQQKGYEKIVQKIPIMATWDDHDYGFNDSGKEFYMKAGAQSAFLDFFKVPKNSSRRKQKGIYNSKVFETQKGSVKVIVLDTRYFRDSLTKSSSTKKRFTPNTNKESTILGAAQWNWLTEELNNSKANFNIIVSSIQILAAEHGFETWGNFPHEVQKLTEIIKNSNAKGVLLLSGDRHISEFSRTNIKGINYPIIDFTSSGLTHSYNGFTSEPNKYRVQNVISEISFGLLKFNFEKNNITMQMRGKNNKVLQELVQQYPKNEYLE, translated from the coding sequence ATGAAAACAATTCAAAAACTACTTATTTTCTCGCTTGTAATTACTCATTTATCTTGTATTTCCAAAAAAAATACTGCTAGTTTAAATGATGATTTTACAATTGCTTTTGGTTCTTGTAACAAACAATACAAAGAAAATATACTCTGGAAAGAAATACTTAAAAACAACCCAAACTTATGGATTTGGGGAGGAGACAATGTATATGCCGATACAGACAACATGAGTGTTTTAAAAGAGGCATACCATACTTTAAGCCAACAAAAAGGATATGAAAAAATAGTACAAAAAATACCTATTATGGCTACTTGGGATGACCATGATTATGGTTTTAACGATAGCGGCAAGGAATTTTACATGAAAGCTGGAGCACAAAGTGCCTTTTTAGACTTTTTTAAGGTTCCTAAAAATAGCTCAAGAAGAAAACAAAAAGGAATCTATAACAGTAAAGTTTTTGAAACTCAAAAAGGAAGTGTTAAAGTGATTGTTTTAGATACCAGATATTTTAGAGACTCACTAACTAAATCATCAAGCACAAAAAAGCGTTTCACACCTAATACAAATAAAGAGAGTACTATTTTGGGTGCTGCACAATGGAATTGGTTAACTGAAGAATTAAATAACTCTAAGGCAAATTTTAATATTATTGTAAGTAGTATTCAAATTTTAGCCGCAGAACATGGTTTTGAAACCTGGGGAAATTTTCCTCATGAGGTTCAAAAACTTACGGAAATAATTAAAAACAGCAATGCAAAAGGAGTTCTGCTACTTTCTGGTGATAGGCATATTTCTGAATTCTCAAGAACAAATATAAAAGGCATAAATTACCCAATAATCGATTTTACATCGAGCGGATTAACGCACTCCTATAACGGTTTTACTTCAGAGCCAAATAAATATAGAGTTCAAAATGTAATTTCAGAAATTAGTTTTGGACTGCTAAAATTTAATTTTGAGAAAAATAATATTACCATGCAAATGCGCGGCAAAAACAATAAAGTTTTACAAGAACTTGTTCAACAATATCCAAAAAACGAATATTTAGAATAA
- a CDS encoding nucleoside-diphosphate kinase gives MATNRTFTMLKPDAVENGHTGAILEKINGAGFRIVALKKTQMTTADAEAFYAVHKERPFFGELVEFMTRGPIVAAILEKENAVEDFRTLIGATNPAEAAEGTIRKMYATSMGENAVHGSDSDENAAIEGNFHFSGREQF, from the coding sequence ATGGCAACAAATAGAACATTTACAATGTTAAAACCAGATGCAGTAGAAAATGGGCATACTGGTGCAATTTTAGAAAAAATTAATGGTGCAGGATTTAGAATAGTAGCTTTAAAGAAAACTCAAATGACTACAGCAGATGCTGAAGCTTTTTACGCTGTTCACAAAGAACGTCCGTTTTTTGGAGAATTAGTTGAGTTTATGACTCGTGGTCCGATAGTAGCTGCAATTTTAGAAAAAGAAAACGCAGTAGAAGATTTTAGAACCTTAATTGGGGCTACAAATCCTGCGGAAGCAGCTGAAGGAACTATAAGAAAAATGTATGCTACATCGATGGGAGAAAATGCCGTACATGGCTCAGATTCTGATGAAAATGCAGCTATAGAAGGAAACTTTCATTTTTCTGGAAGAGAGCAGTTTTAA
- a CDS encoding DUF721 domain-containing protein, giving the protein MSKRKNDSFSIEEIMQLFIKENNLTKGMQKIKVEETWSKMMGPGIATHTTSVKLQNNTLVISLNSSVLREELTYGKDKIIKMMNEELGEEVIKKLMLV; this is encoded by the coding sequence ATGTCTAAAAGAAAAAATGATTCTTTTTCAATAGAAGAGATAATGCAACTTTTTATCAAAGAAAATAATCTGACAAAAGGCATGCAAAAGATAAAAGTTGAAGAAACTTGGTCTAAAATGATGGGACCAGGAATTGCTACTCATACTACAAGCGTAAAATTACAAAACAATACTTTGGTTATTAGCTTAAATTCTTCTGTATTAAGAGAGGAGCTAACTTATGGAAAAGATAAGATTATAAAAATGATGAATGAAGAGCTAGGTGAGGAAGTAATTAAGAAATTGATGTTGGTTTAA
- the recF gene encoding DNA replication/repair protein RecF (All proteins in this family for which functions are known are DNA-binding proteins that assist the filamentation of RecA onto DNA for the initiation of recombination or recombinational repair.), whose translation MYLQKLSVLNFKNLTSQSFDFQQKINCFVGDNGVGKTNVLDAIYYLSFAKSYFNSVAVQNIKHGETFFMIEGDYLLNDRNEKIICSLKKGQKKILKRNGKNYEKFSEHIGQLPLVIISPADRDLVTEGSDTRRKFIDGVISQQNKTYLKDLLNYNKVLSQRNALLKYFAANRTFDALNLNVYNEQLANLGTKIYEVRKEFLTTFIPIFNQKYQIISGDKEHVNLLYKSQLNDNSMDNLLQHSLEKDKIIQYTTTGIHKDDLSFDIGDYPIKKFGSQGQQKSYLIALKLAQFEFIKRQSQVTPILLLDDIFDKLDEKRVAQIIDLVDNDEFGQIFITDTHSERTENIVKKSNKAYQIFKL comes from the coding sequence ATGTATTTACAAAAACTTTCGGTACTTAATTTTAAGAATTTAACATCACAATCTTTTGATTTTCAGCAAAAAATAAATTGTTTTGTAGGTGATAATGGCGTTGGTAAAACCAATGTGTTAGATGCTATTTATTATCTCTCTTTTGCTAAAAGTTACTTTAATTCGGTGGCAGTCCAGAATATTAAACACGGAGAAACTTTTTTTATGATAGAGGGTGATTATCTTTTAAATGATAGAAATGAGAAAATTATTTGTAGTTTAAAAAAAGGGCAAAAAAAAATACTAAAGAGAAATGGAAAGAATTATGAAAAGTTTTCTGAACATATTGGTCAGCTTCCATTAGTAATAATTTCTCCGGCAGATAGAGATTTAGTTACTGAAGGAAGCGATACTAGAAGAAAATTTATTGATGGTGTTATTTCTCAACAAAATAAAACGTACTTAAAAGATTTGTTAAATTATAACAAAGTGCTTTCTCAAAGAAATGCATTGTTAAAATACTTTGCCGCAAATAGAACTTTTGATGCGCTAAACTTAAATGTTTACAATGAACAATTGGCTAATTTAGGAACCAAAATATATGAGGTTAGAAAGGAGTTTTTAACTACTTTTATTCCTATATTTAATCAAAAATATCAGATAATTTCTGGTGATAAAGAACACGTAAATCTTTTATATAAGAGTCAATTAAACGACAATTCAATGGATAATTTACTGCAGCATTCTTTGGAGAAAGATAAAATAATTCAGTACACAACAACCGGAATTCATAAAGATGATTTGAGTTTTGATATTGGAGATTACCCAATAAAAAAGTTTGGTTCTCAAGGGCAACAAAAATCATATTTAATTGCCCTTAAATTAGCCCAATTCGAGTTTATAAAAAGGCAATCTCAAGTAACTCCAATTTTATTATTGGATGATATTTTTGATAAATTAGACGAAAAAAGAGTGGCTCAAATAATAGATTTGGTAGATAATGATGAATTTGGTCAAATTTTTATTACCGATACACATTCTGAAAGAACAGAAAATATTGTTAAAAAGAGTAATAAAGCCTATCAAATTTTTAAGTTATAA
- a CDS encoding tetratricopeptide repeat protein: MSPIIFNQNMATYKKKYKPEGKKEQQQVEEMESTTAEVFNTLDETASKSEQWIEKNSKLLFTSLVAIVVIFLGYLAYSTYVVAPNELEASNELAFPRKYFDEASTAGSGIDSLLTLGLEGADGKYGFIDIAKVYSGTDAGNLANYYAGVSYLQMKQYDKAIEYLGKFDSDDEMLGPVALGAMGDAFADINQPKDALEYYTKAANKRDNNLTTPLFLYKAAQTAMELKEFSKAASLFTKIKENYASSEQGRDIEKFINAAKYAAE; the protein is encoded by the coding sequence TTGTCGCCAATAATTTTTAACCAAAATATGGCAACTTACAAGAAAAAATATAAACCAGAAGGTAAAAAAGAGCAACAGCAAGTAGAAGAAATGGAAAGCACAACCGCAGAAGTATTTAATACTTTAGACGAAACTGCATCTAAATCTGAGCAATGGATTGAAAAAAATAGCAAATTATTATTTACTTCTTTAGTAGCTATTGTAGTTATATTTTTAGGTTATTTAGCCTACAGTACTTATGTTGTAGCTCCAAACGAATTAGAAGCTTCTAACGAGTTGGCGTTTCCAAGAAAGTACTTTGATGAGGCTTCAACGGCTGGTTCTGGAATAGATTCTTTGCTAACTCTTGGTTTAGAAGGAGCAGACGGAAAGTATGGCTTTATAGATATTGCTAAAGTATACAGCGGAACAGATGCTGGAAATTTAGCGAACTATTATGCTGGAGTATCTTATTTACAAATGAAACAATATGACAAAGCTATTGAATATTTAGGTAAATTTGACTCTGATGACGAAATGCTTGGCCCAGTTGCTTTAGGAGCTATGGGTGATGCTTTTGCAGACATTAACCAGCCAAAAGATGCCCTAGAATACTACACAAAAGCAGCAAATAAAAGAGACAATAATTTAACTACTCCTCTATTTTTATACAAAGCAGCACAAACAGCCATGGAATTAAAAGAGTTTTCTAAGGCAGCATCTTTATTTACTAAAATTAAAGAAAACTATGCTTCTTCTGAACAAGGTAGAGATATTGAAAAGTTTATAA